One part of the Bacillus sp. FJAT-45350 genome encodes these proteins:
- a CDS encoding YppG family protein, translating into MFPPRVRQQGPFNGNSGMGFNPMGFNPFEHHNQYIQEDNPFRRDFFMPQQPPQSQQIQGQGQMPQSQHFQGQGQNPQVQPFQGQGQMPQGLNSLFRDQNGNVDLMKIGNNVQNVMGVVNQVGPIMKMFNGFFR; encoded by the coding sequence ATGTTTCCACCAAGAGTAAGACAGCAAGGACCGTTTAATGGTAATAGTGGAATGGGATTTAATCCCATGGGTTTTAATCCGTTCGAGCATCATAATCAATATATTCAAGAAGATAATCCATTTCGTAGAGACTTTTTCATGCCACAACAGCCACCTCAATCACAGCAAATACAAGGTCAAGGACAAATGCCTCAATCACAGCATTTTCAGGGGCAAGGACAAAATCCCCAAGTTCAACCATTCCAAGGACAAGGGCAGATGCCTCAAGGATTAAATTCACTTTTCCGAGATCAAAATGGAAATGTCGATTTAATGAAAATCGGAAACAACGTACAAAATGTAATGGGCGTTGTGAACCAAGTTGGACCAATAATGAAAATGTTTAATGGTTTTTTCAGATAA
- a CDS encoding CbiM family transporter has product MHVADGVLSVTVAAATTIGAFGLLAYSLKGIKEDEIPKISLLTGAFFVSSLINIPVGPTSIHPLLSGFLGLTLGRRAPIGIFIGLLLQATLFQHGGLSTLGANTLLMSLPAYLAFGLVQLFKQLPYFMKGFLAGFIGVLVGVFLLITLLLFSDQRYNDGMFSVVNIVFVSYFPLALLEAILTGFSVKYLYSIRPAFFDQMKS; this is encoded by the coding sequence GTGCATGTGGCGGATGGGGTACTTAGCGTAACTGTTGCAGCAGCCACAACTATTGGAGCATTCGGATTATTAGCTTATTCTCTTAAAGGGATTAAAGAGGATGAAATTCCAAAAATCAGCTTACTTACAGGCGCTTTTTTTGTATCCTCATTAATTAATATTCCTGTTGGTCCTACATCCATTCACCCTCTACTTAGTGGTTTTCTCGGCTTAACATTAGGAAGAAGAGCACCTATCGGAATTTTTATCGGCCTACTTTTACAAGCTACTCTATTCCAACACGGAGGCTTAAGTACACTGGGGGCAAATACATTATTAATGTCCTTACCTGCGTATTTAGCTTTTGGGCTTGTTCAACTGTTTAAACAACTTCCTTATTTTATGAAAGGGTTTCTTGCTGGCTTTATCGGTGTATTAGTTGGAGTTTTCCTCTTGATTACATTACTTCTCTTTTCGGACCAACGCTATAACGATGGCATGTTTTCCGTCGTTAATATTGTATTTGTTTCCTATTTCCCACTTGCACTTCTCGAAGCAATTCTAACGGGTTTTTCAGTTAAATACTTATATTCCATACGACCAGCCTTCTTCGATCAGATGAAGTCATGA
- a CDS encoding DUF4198 domain-containing protein, giving the protein MKKFILTLLFSFLLLGVFIPTATAHELFIEVKEDYNSDEIQVDVLWGHLRDFLDNANHENYELFVRYPSGEVEQLPLESIGVQARAYLTPVEEGEYIFWAERKPSLYSPSEDVTILSKQMAKNVYQVGTGSQPDSEPIHMLLEVIPTNGLTTFSTGTFSGTVLYEGAASPTTLISAYGPNGEILETETNEDGTFELPFDSVGDWLVKANVQTDEEGQLDGEDYQQISRTSTLIINTTTDEEVSEAITPKADTSSETTTTTETSTSILTFIIGFLLGASVIFLAARKKR; this is encoded by the coding sequence ATGAAAAAATTTATACTTACGTTACTATTTTCATTCCTATTGCTAGGTGTGTTTATCCCTACTGCAACAGCACATGAGCTTTTTATTGAGGTTAAGGAAGATTACAACTCTGATGAAATACAGGTTGATGTACTTTGGGGGCACTTACGAGACTTCTTAGATAACGCAAACCATGAAAACTATGAATTATTCGTACGTTATCCTAGCGGGGAAGTAGAACAATTACCTTTAGAAAGTATAGGAGTTCAAGCAAGAGCCTATCTTACACCTGTTGAAGAGGGTGAATATATTTTCTGGGCTGAACGAAAACCTAGTCTTTATTCCCCAAGTGAAGACGTCACAATTCTAAGTAAACAAATGGCAAAAAATGTATACCAAGTAGGCACAGGTAGTCAACCCGACTCTGAGCCAATTCACATGCTATTAGAAGTTATTCCAACTAATGGTTTAACCACTTTCTCTACAGGTACTTTTAGCGGAACTGTATTATATGAAGGAGCTGCCTCTCCTACTACTCTAATTAGCGCCTATGGTCCTAATGGTGAAATATTAGAAACTGAAACAAACGAGGATGGAACATTTGAACTACCATTTGACTCAGTTGGCGACTGGCTTGTAAAGGCTAATGTTCAAACAGACGAGGAAGGTCAACTAGACGGGGAAGATTATCAACAAATTAGTCGTACATCCACACTCATTATTAACACAACAACTGACGAAGAGGTAAGTGAAGCCATTACACCTAAAGCTGACACGTCTTCAGAAACGACTACGACTACAGAAACTTCAACAAGCATCTTAACATTCATTATCGGCTTTCTATTGGGAGCATCGGTTATCTTTTTAGCGGCAAGGAAAAAACGCTAG
- the cbiQ gene encoding cobalt ECF transporter T component CbiQ, with the protein MPNYQEDIQYEFEGISKWALAWESRAKLIAAILFIFGVISLTSTTFALIAYTTTVLSAIMMGIKIITLLTRYLLIAPFVLLMTIPLVFGGGFPLDPDRVSFALLIILKAVTSMTIITMILETQSVDQFMKSLADLKVPPIMITVLLLSYRYVYLFLDDIQKMQLALKTRFFKGGVSIKNLKVYGQLTGCLLIKSLDRSEKIYNAMASRGFNGTLRFKESSSISSVDIWKTTISILFIGALIVTERLYF; encoded by the coding sequence ATGCCAAATTATCAAGAGGACATTCAATATGAATTCGAGGGTATCTCCAAGTGGGCACTTGCATGGGAGTCTAGAGCGAAGTTAATAGCTGCCATCCTTTTTATCTTTGGTGTTATCAGCCTTACTTCCACAACGTTTGCTTTAATTGCTTACACTACAACTGTACTTTCTGCAATAATGATGGGCATTAAAATTATCACGTTATTAACTAGATATTTATTAATTGCGCCATTTGTCTTACTAATGACGATTCCTCTTGTGTTTGGTGGCGGATTTCCACTCGATCCAGATCGTGTTTCTTTTGCATTATTGATCATTTTAAAAGCTGTAACTTCCATGACTATCATTACAATGATTTTAGAAACCCAATCAGTTGATCAGTTTATGAAAAGCCTCGCAGATTTAAAAGTACCACCAATTATGATTACTGTTCTACTATTATCATATCGCTATGTTTACTTATTTTTAGACGATATTCAAAAAATGCAACTCGCTCTCAAAACTCGCTTTTTTAAAGGGGGCGTTAGCATCAAAAATTTAAAGGTATATGGTCAACTAACAGGCTGTTTATTAATTAAGTCCCTCGACCGCTCGGAAAAGATTTATAATGCGATGGCATCTCGTGGCTTTAATGGTACCTTACGCTTTAAAGAATCAAGTAGCATTAGTAGCGTGGACATTTGGAAAACTACTATCTCTATTCTTTTTATAGGAGCATTAATCGTAACAGAAAGATTATATTTCTAG
- a CDS encoding NCS2 family permease yields the protein MDRYFGFKEHGTGYRQETVAGLTTFLAMAYILFVNPLILADAGMDIGAVFTATALAAAIGTIIMGVLAKYPIALAPGMGLNAFFAYSVVLGMGIEWQVALLGVFFSGIIFILITVFKIRETIINAIPAELKYAAAAGIGLFIAFIGLKNAGIVVPYEATAVTLGNMTAPTTVLAVFGLVVTVIFMVRGYKGGIFYGMIITSIAGIVFGIIQPPEAIVGSVPSLAPTFGALFTDITFEQVFTIQLLVVVLTFLFVDFFDTAGTLYAVANQAGFVKDNKLPRAGKALIADSSATSIGAILGTSTTTAYIESSSGVAAGGRTGFASVVTGILFLIALFFSPLLGVVTQEVTAAALIIVGILMTSSLGLIDWKRFEIAVPAFLTIITMPLTYSIATGIALGFVFYPLTMVVKGKGKDVHPIMYGLFFVFLSYLIFLH from the coding sequence ATGGATCGTTATTTCGGTTTTAAGGAACATGGGACAGGCTATCGTCAGGAGACGGTTGCGGGTTTAACAACATTTTTGGCAATGGCGTATATTCTTTTTGTTAACCCATTGATTCTTGCAGATGCGGGGATGGATATTGGAGCAGTATTTACAGCTACTGCATTAGCAGCAGCGATTGGTACAATCATCATGGGCGTACTTGCTAAGTACCCTATTGCATTAGCTCCTGGAATGGGATTAAATGCATTCTTTGCTTATTCTGTAGTATTAGGAATGGGAATTGAATGGCAAGTTGCGTTACTAGGTGTATTTTTCTCAGGAATAATCTTTATTTTAATTACAGTTTTTAAAATTCGTGAAACTATTATAAATGCTATCCCTGCAGAGTTAAAGTATGCAGCTGCAGCGGGTATTGGGTTATTTATTGCTTTTATCGGTTTAAAAAATGCAGGAATTGTTGTACCTTATGAAGCAACAGCAGTTACACTTGGAAACATGACTGCTCCAACTACGGTTTTAGCGGTGTTTGGTTTAGTAGTTACAGTAATCTTTATGGTTCGTGGATATAAAGGCGGTATTTTCTACGGAATGATCATTACGTCAATTGCGGGTATTGTTTTCGGTATCATTCAACCACCTGAGGCAATTGTAGGTTCTGTTCCAAGTTTAGCTCCAACATTTGGTGCCTTATTTACAGATATTACGTTTGAACAAGTTTTTACTATTCAGTTATTAGTAGTTGTATTAACTTTCTTATTCGTAGATTTCTTTGATACAGCAGGTACGTTATATGCAGTAGCAAACCAAGCTGGGTTTGTAAAAGATAATAAGCTTCCTCGTGCAGGTAAAGCATTAATCGCTGATTCTTCAGCAACATCAATTGGTGCAATTCTAGGTACATCAACAACGACGGCTTATATTGAGTCATCATCTGGTGTAGCTGCTGGTGGACGTACAGGGTTTGCTTCTGTTGTAACAGGAATTCTGTTTTTAATTGCACTATTCTTCTCTCCATTATTAGGAGTAGTAACACAGGAAGTAACCGCAGCGGCATTAATTATTGTAGGGATCTTAATGACATCGTCTCTAGGATTAATCGATTGGAAAAGGTTTGAGATTGCAGTGCCAGCTTTCTTAACAATCATCACAATGCCCTTAACTTATAGTATTGCAACAGGTATAGCTCTTGGTTTTGTTTTCTATCCATTAACAATGGTAGTTAAAGGGAAGGGCAAAGATGTTCATCCAATTATGTATGGTTTATTCTTTGTATTCCTTTCGTACTTGATTTTCTTACATTAA
- the guaA gene encoding glutamine-hydrolyzing GMP synthase, with translation MESIKEKIIVLDFGGQYNQLIARRIRDLGVFSELHPHTITAEEIKKMNPKGIIFSGGPNSAYAEGAPKCDEKIFDLGVPILGICYGMQLMTQHFGGKVEAAEHREYGKALITVENQSKLYDGLPKEQFVWMSHGDLIVAPPEGFVVDAFNPSCPVAGMSNESRSFYGVQYHPEVRHSEHGIELLKNFVYKVCECEGNWSMENFIEIEMDKIRKQVGDKKVLCALSGGVDSSVVAVLIHQAIGDQLTCMFIDHGLLRKGEAESVMKTFSEGFNMNVIKIDAQERFLSKLKGVSDPEEKRKIIGNEFIYVFEEETASLTDMDFLAQGTLYTDIVESGTATAQTIKSHHNVGGLPEDMKFELIEPLNTLFKDEVRKLGSELGIADEIVWRQPFPGPGLGIRVLGEITDEKLEIVRESDAILREEIKNAGLEREIWQYFTALPNMRSVGVMGDARTYDYTVGIRAVTSIDGMTSDWARIPYDVLEKISVRIVNEVKHVNRVVYDVTSKPPATIEWE, from the coding sequence ATGGAAAGCATCAAGGAAAAAATTATAGTTTTAGATTTTGGAGGTCAGTACAACCAGCTAATCGCTCGTCGTATTCGTGACTTAGGTGTTTTTAGTGAACTTCATCCCCACACAATCACAGCAGAAGAAATCAAAAAGATGAATCCGAAGGGTATTATTTTCTCAGGTGGTCCTAATAGCGCATATGCTGAAGGAGCTCCAAAGTGTGATGAGAAAATCTTTGATTTAGGTGTACCTATCTTAGGTATCTGCTATGGAATGCAGTTAATGACTCAACATTTTGGTGGGAAAGTTGAAGCAGCTGAACATCGTGAGTACGGGAAAGCATTAATTACAGTTGAGAATCAATCAAAGCTGTATGATGGCTTACCGAAAGAGCAATTTGTTTGGATGAGTCATGGTGATTTAATCGTTGCTCCTCCAGAAGGATTTGTTGTTGATGCTTTTAATCCGTCATGTCCTGTTGCAGGTATGAGTAACGAATCTCGTAGCTTCTATGGTGTACAGTACCACCCAGAAGTTCGCCATTCAGAGCATGGAATTGAATTATTAAAGAACTTTGTTTATAAAGTGTGTGAGTGTGAAGGTAACTGGTCAATGGAAAATTTCATTGAAATTGAAATGGACAAGATCCGTAAGCAAGTTGGAGATAAAAAAGTATTATGTGCACTAAGTGGTGGAGTAGATTCATCAGTAGTTGCTGTTCTTATTCATCAAGCAATTGGTGACCAGCTAACGTGTATGTTCATCGATCATGGACTTCTTCGTAAAGGTGAAGCTGAAAGTGTAATGAAGACATTCAGCGAAGGCTTTAACATGAACGTAATTAAAATTGATGCTCAAGAGCGTTTCTTAAGTAAACTAAAAGGAGTTTCTGATCCTGAGGAAAAACGTAAAATTATCGGAAACGAATTTATCTATGTATTTGAAGAGGAAACAGCTTCTTTAACAGACATGGATTTCTTAGCTCAAGGAACACTGTATACGGATATTGTTGAGAGTGGTACAGCAACAGCGCAAACAATTAAATCTCATCATAACGTTGGTGGATTACCAGAAGATATGAAGTTTGAATTAATTGAGCCTTTAAATACATTATTTAAGGATGAGGTTCGTAAACTTGGTTCTGAATTAGGAATTGCAGATGAGATCGTTTGGCGTCAGCCGTTCCCAGGTCCTGGTTTAGGGATTCGTGTTTTAGGGGAAATCACAGATGAGAAGCTTGAAATTGTTCGTGAATCAGATGCAATTTTACGTGAAGAAATAAAAAATGCTGGACTAGAACGTGAAATATGGCAATACTTCACAGCTCTTCCTAATATGAGAAGTGTTGGTGTTATGGGTGACGCTAGAACGTATGATTACACAGTAGGTATCCGTGCAGTTACATCAATTGACGGTATGACTTCGGATTGGGCTCGAATTCCTTACGATGTACTAGAAAAAATCTCAGTACGTATTGTAAATGAAGTAAAGCATGTTAACAGAGTCGTGTATGATGTTACGTCTAAACCACCTGCAACAATCGAGTGGGAATAA
- a CDS encoding transglutaminase TgpA family protein: protein MTARNLFLYGLSYLLLMEWLMPLPEVTDTGYIHVFMLFASFFFLITFLQVPWWLSLIGKVIVTLYGLHILFFEQSFMSREWFGFFISDLVYNIEMMSIGYWMGLTFMFRSLLFLILLAVMSYLLYFWTVQAKRILFFLLFTIIYITVMDTFTEYDATFAIIRTFVIGFLLLGLVTMYRMIDKEKLATYSSYLPIRFASLLLLVILVAGSIGYLSPKMEPQWDDPVPFVKASLGIPSEGSIPLTRTQRIGYGNNDEQLGGGFINDDTPVFYAVAEKGYYWRGESKNHYTGKGWEVTTPEEYMERSFHYEGNITLERAVVSVEMAQGRGFSHVFYPGELLHLNSYGAEARVAVDFHTGKGNTFYSGGSRMLSNYELEIDYPEFSITMLRELDGVDPFEIQEHYLQLPEELPERVFDLAEEIVSSESNRYDKVKAVERYFSRSGYTYETTNIPVPTGDEDYVDQFLFETRRGYCDNFSTSMAVLLRTQGIPTRWVKGFTQGDRIQRLDDGLNVYEVTNENAHSWVEVYFPEVGWVPFEPTRGFTHSFDFSVDLPEFDSEREEFERGEREQPEAEEAMAQFEEDRNENEGLGIALVNWFSSGAKIMSAFAVIALLSVLLWQRKRLIVRYILTRFGRSNGQEAFQHAYEGLLWFLRLRGVKKEKQETLREYARRVDEKFSSSEMVKLTESYEKVYYGGASPEKEWTENRKLWKNLIIKIGS, encoded by the coding sequence ATGACTGCGAGGAATCTATTTCTTTACGGGTTAAGCTATTTATTGTTAATGGAGTGGCTTATGCCCTTACCTGAAGTGACAGATACAGGATATATACACGTATTTATGCTTTTTGCGTCTTTTTTCTTTTTAATCACATTTCTCCAGGTTCCTTGGTGGCTTTCGCTTATAGGTAAGGTCATTGTTACTTTATACGGCCTTCATATTCTCTTCTTTGAGCAAAGCTTTATGTCTAGAGAATGGTTTGGTTTCTTTATATCAGACCTGGTCTATAACATAGAAATGATGTCGATTGGGTATTGGATGGGCTTAACATTTATGTTCAGAAGCTTACTCTTTTTAATTCTTCTAGCTGTGATGAGTTATTTACTCTATTTCTGGACTGTACAGGCTAAGAGAATTCTATTTTTCTTATTGTTTACAATTATATATATTACGGTCATGGATACATTTACGGAATATGATGCGACGTTTGCGATTATTAGAACATTTGTCATAGGCTTTCTACTGTTGGGCTTGGTGACAATGTATCGAATGATTGATAAGGAAAAGTTAGCGACCTATTCAAGCTACCTACCAATACGATTTGCATCTCTGTTACTGCTAGTCATTTTAGTTGCAGGTTCAATTGGTTATCTTTCGCCTAAAATGGAGCCACAATGGGATGACCCTGTTCCGTTTGTCAAAGCGTCGTTAGGCATTCCTTCTGAAGGTAGCATTCCACTGACACGAACGCAACGAATTGGTTATGGTAACAATGATGAGCAGCTAGGTGGAGGTTTTATAAATGATGACACCCCTGTGTTTTATGCAGTAGCTGAAAAAGGGTATTATTGGCGTGGTGAATCCAAGAATCATTATACAGGCAAGGGTTGGGAAGTAACGACCCCAGAAGAGTATATGGAAAGAAGCTTCCATTATGAGGGGAATATTACGTTAGAGCGAGCAGTAGTATCTGTTGAAATGGCACAAGGGAGAGGATTTTCTCACGTATTTTATCCTGGTGAGCTCTTACACCTTAATTCCTATGGAGCTGAAGCACGTGTTGCAGTTGATTTTCATACTGGGAAAGGAAACACGTTCTATTCTGGTGGCTCAAGAATGTTAAGTAACTATGAATTAGAAATCGATTATCCAGAGTTCTCAATTACGATGCTAAGGGAGTTAGATGGAGTAGATCCATTCGAAATCCAAGAACACTACTTACAGCTTCCTGAGGAATTACCAGAAAGAGTTTTTGATCTAGCTGAAGAAATTGTTAGTTCAGAATCTAATCGGTATGACAAGGTAAAGGCGGTCGAGAGATATTTCTCTAGGTCTGGATACACATATGAAACAACAAATATTCCAGTACCAACTGGTGATGAAGACTATGTAGATCAATTTTTATTTGAAACTAGACGTGGTTATTGTGATAATTTCTCTACATCAATGGCAGTACTGCTTCGAACACAAGGGATTCCGACTCGGTGGGTAAAAGGATTTACTCAAGGTGACAGAATACAGCGATTAGATGATGGTTTAAATGTATATGAAGTAACAAATGAAAACGCCCATTCGTGGGTAGAGGTATATTTCCCTGAAGTTGGTTGGGTACCTTTTGAGCCTACGAGAGGGTTTACTCATAGCTTTGACTTTTCCGTTGACCTTCCTGAGTTTGATTCTGAAAGAGAAGAATTTGAAAGAGGAGAAAGAGAGCAGCCTGAAGCTGAAGAGGCGATGGCACAGTTTGAAGAGGATAGGAATGAAAATGAAGGTTTAGGAATAGCGCTCGTAAATTGGTTCTCTTCAGGTGCAAAGATTATGAGTGCCTTTGCAGTAATAGCTCTACTAAGTGTGCTTCTATGGCAGAGAAAACGATTGATTGTACGTTATATCCTTACACGGTTTGGACGCAGTAATGGGCAAGAAGCGTTCCAACATGCTTATGAAGGTCTCCTTTGGTTTCTTCGTCTTCGTGGTGTGAAGAAGGAAAAGCAAGAGACGTTACGAGAGTATGCACGACGAGTAGATGAGAAGTTTTCATCATCGGAAATGGTGAAGTTAACGGAGAGTTATGAAAAGGTATATTATGGTGGTGCATCCCCTGAGAAGGAGTGGACGGAAAACCGAAAATTGTGGAAAAATTTAATTATAAAAATCGGTTCTTGA
- a CDS encoding DUF58 domain-containing protein — protein MKRVLSPFLSLFKSFLLLLINGALFAYAMFQGGFVSWFLFYSVLVVSALTIVAILFSFRGIVVERTFSKQDLYAADSTEVTITIKKRSIHPFFYVRIRDTVPNSLLDSNTIGSGALFFLSFKNELSFQYPISNLPRGKHEFNEVELTLGDLFGFFQKSTRLKVHSSILVYPRLRDIGEWKVRTRRQGGEGTSISLSQSMDEELSIAGVRRYVPGDRLSSIDWKQSARSSSLMTKEFETFQETRFFLGLYSFVRVPDIDAYERAVELAASFVNYFYTKSVSLGFVDYRSAPSVIPCEKQLDNYYSMYRKLALAEMEDESYFELERYRNAVPQGEMIVLITTTLSEEFVSLVQSLRISSDVRVCWTQAESELSTEERERLDSLRRNRVRVFQFPNEEFNQSMI, from the coding sequence ATGAAGAGGGTCCTTTCTCCTTTTCTTTCTTTATTTAAGTCCTTTCTTTTACTTTTAATTAATGGTGCATTATTTGCCTATGCAATGTTTCAGGGAGGATTTGTTAGTTGGTTTTTATTTTATAGTGTTCTTGTTGTATCTGCGTTAACGATTGTGGCAATTTTATTTTCCTTTCGAGGGATTGTTGTGGAAAGGACGTTCTCAAAGCAAGATCTCTATGCAGCTGATTCTACAGAGGTAACGATCACAATAAAGAAACGTTCAATACATCCGTTTTTTTATGTACGGATACGTGATACTGTGCCAAATTCGTTACTAGATTCAAATACGATAGGTTCAGGTGCGTTGTTCTTTTTGTCTTTCAAAAATGAGTTGTCCTTTCAATATCCAATAAGTAATTTACCTAGAGGGAAACATGAATTTAATGAAGTTGAATTAACGTTAGGAGATTTGTTCGGTTTCTTTCAAAAGAGCACGAGGTTAAAAGTTCATTCCTCTATTCTTGTTTACCCTCGTCTTCGAGATATTGGTGAATGGAAGGTCCGTACGAGACGTCAAGGAGGAGAAGGAACGAGTATCTCTCTTTCACAGTCTATGGATGAAGAGCTATCGATTGCTGGTGTTAGAAGATATGTTCCCGGTGACAGACTTTCTAGTATAGATTGGAAGCAGTCAGCAAGAAGTTCGTCACTAATGACAAAGGAATTTGAAACATTTCAAGAGACTCGTTTTTTCCTAGGACTCTATTCTTTTGTTAGGGTGCCGGATATAGATGCTTATGAACGGGCGGTTGAGCTTGCTGCTTCATTTGTAAATTATTTTTATACAAAGTCTGTTTCTTTAGGATTTGTTGATTATCGTTCAGCACCCTCTGTTATACCGTGTGAGAAGCAGCTTGATAACTATTATAGTATGTATCGAAAGCTAGCATTAGCAGAGATGGAAGATGAGTCTTACTTTGAGTTAGAGCGCTATCGAAATGCAGTACCACAAGGTGAGATGATTGTCCTGATTACAACAACATTGTCAGAAGAATTTGTAAGTCTAGTTCAATCACTTCGTATATCATCGGATGTGAGAGTTTGTTGGACGCAAGCTGAAAGTGAACTATCAACAGAAGAACGCGAAAGGCTCGACAGCCTAAGACGTAATAGAGTAAGAGTGTTTCAGTTTCCGAACGAAGAATTCAATCAATCAATGATATGA
- a CDS encoding AAA family ATPase → MEDMSAKVQGAINNIEKVVVGKRQEVELSFVAMLAGGHILLEDVPGVGKTVMVKSIAKTLGADFKRIQFTPDLLPSDVTGVSIYNQKTGLFEFRPGPIMANVVLADEINRTSPKTQSALLEALEEGNVTVDGDTKKLSNPFFVMATQNPIEYAGTYPLPEAQLDRFLFKLKMGYPTEEEELEVLNRIENSHPIDELSSVLTPEDLLEMKRQVKSVYVDEKVKSYIIQLVRATRAEEYVRLGVSPRGSIALMKAAQAYAFIQEREYVIPDDVKYLAPFTLAHRLVLKTDISMSRMTAEQIIIELLERVTVPTTRKEAMTR, encoded by the coding sequence ATGGAGGATATGAGTGCGAAAGTGCAAGGTGCGATAAATAATATTGAGAAAGTTGTTGTTGGTAAGCGCCAAGAGGTCGAGTTGAGCTTTGTTGCGATGCTTGCAGGTGGTCATATTTTATTAGAGGATGTACCAGGTGTCGGGAAAACAGTCATGGTCAAATCAATTGCAAAAACACTTGGAGCGGACTTTAAACGTATTCAGTTTACACCAGATTTACTACCGTCCGATGTAACGGGTGTATCGATATATAATCAGAAAACCGGGTTATTTGAGTTTAGGCCGGGTCCAATTATGGCGAATGTTGTTCTTGCGGATGAAATCAACCGAACATCACCAAAAACTCAGTCCGCTCTCCTGGAAGCGTTAGAGGAAGGGAATGTTACCGTAGACGGGGACACGAAAAAGCTGTCTAATCCCTTTTTTGTCATGGCAACTCAAAATCCGATTGAATATGCAGGAACATATCCACTTCCAGAAGCTCAGCTTGATCGATTTTTATTTAAATTAAAAATGGGTTATCCGACAGAGGAAGAAGAATTAGAAGTTTTAAACAGAATAGAAAATAGTCATCCAATAGATGAGCTTTCGTCAGTATTAACTCCTGAAGACTTATTAGAAATGAAAAGGCAAGTGAAGAGTGTTTATGTTGATGAGAAAGTAAAGTCTTACATTATTCAATTGGTCAGAGCAACTCGAGCAGAAGAGTATGTACGTTTAGGAGTGAGTCCTCGTGGTTCGATTGCGCTAATGAAGGCGGCTCAAGCGTATGCGTTTATTCAAGAAAGAGAATATGTGATACCGGATGATGTGAAGTATTTAGCGCCGTTTACATTAGCTCATCGTCTTGTATTAAAAACAGATATTAGCATGAGTCGGATGACAGCTGAGCAGATAATCATTGAATTACTTGAACGAGTAACAGTGCCAACAACAAGGAAAGAAGCTATGACAAGATGA